GTAATTTCACAAGGAGGTCGTATAGctagtaatttattattgaattcaGTAACTTTTAAGCCTAAGTAccaatctttattattattaactgagTCAAACCACAAtgttccaaataattttgtcacgCCTAATAAAACTGAATGCATATATTCTGGTGGAAAAGAATGAATAATATGACACGTACTTAAAAGCATTACTACTGAAGGACCTTTAACACCTTTTACTGGTCTTCCTTCATTATTAGCTCtttcaatatgtttataatgttGCTTTATGTTTCGTAACATGCTTTTATTACCAGAATATATACGTGTTTGACCTCTTCCAATTAAAGTTTGTTCTCCTTTATGGAAACAATATGAACATCCATATGCACCATTAAATTGCTTCATGTTTTGAATAAGTGGTCTAGCTATTGTATCTACAGCTGCAAGAAGTGTATAAACTTTTACGAGTATGGGTTCCTTGTGTTTATATGGAACACACCAGAATCCATTTGTTTCTAATTCTAAAAGTTCGTCTATGAATGGACGAAGAAACAAATCCATTGGTGGTTTATGGTTATAAAACCATAATCCACAAAGTAAAATGTTATCTCTTCTAACTCGATATGGTAATTCATTTATACATACTTGAATCGGCCATATAGTGTATGTGgacgaattaaatatttctacacCATCTGTGTTCCACTGAATAGTAATATCGTTATCACATAtaactttttgttcttttaactTACGATAAAGTTTTCCATCTACAATATCACTTTCAATGAgactattttttctaaattgtgtaaataatttagtttttaataactCGATCAACTGCGACTTcaatgaaaaatgataaaaatagttaaaatttctttgtaattggTTTTGTTCATAACGTTTTCGACAGTTATTACATTCAGTAATAGTATCACAATGAAATGTCAATATAATAAAGCACGTtggacaaaaataatatttacagaaaactacctttggaaaaaattgtagaaaatgaTACTTTGAGGAATATACTCTATAAGGCAAATGAGAATCAATAATTTGAAGTAAAGCTTGTAATGCAGAATCAGtcaatttgttttgaattgccATACTCATTATCATCAATTGACTTTCTTCTTTACTTAAATCACATCCTTCATATATAGACAATCGTGTAGGTTCCTGcaagaaaatatgtatttacgGAGTGTCtgctaatataattatatttccgaTCATACTTTGCAGACAAAGAGTatcgaatttcttttttcattaaatgataaattataatattgcatatttttgttagaaataaataaaattgtaaagttaCTTGTGAGTATTCTTGATATTCATCATGGTTCTCACTTTCTTCACTATCAGAACTATTATCATCTTCATAAAGCTCTCCATTAtcgtcaaaataataaatttcattattgtcatttttattatcaaaacaatcattattttcagattcaTTTTCAGATTGATAATCTTGTTCATTTTCATCTTCTTTAgacttattattttcattgttaaGTCCAGAATAATGGTGATTcatgttttctttttcgaaaGATTCTTGGAAAGAATGTTCTTGGATAATAACATCATTTTGTTCATGATCACATTCTTGATCCAtctacaaatgtatatatgtgtaattagTTGATGTTTACAGTTAATACAGTTGTAATTTGACATTactaattcaaatatatataagtatacaaAACTAAGGGCCACCACACAAGCTTTTCCATAaagcgttacgttacgttgaATACTCTATATAAACCTAAGctcatattgaaaatttaacttaaatcaacgtaCAAAGaaagagtgagtcccagatgcgcacagatgGAAACGGAGACCActaatcaaattctataaatttatcctaatTCTAACTAACTCAGTTAGTTCTGATTGGTGTCTGTTTCGATCTATGCGCATCTGGGATGCTCcccaaagaaatccttaacgtatgtttttaagttaaggatttctttgtgtgTTAACttgagtttatttttaatcctgCATTaagcacaatatttttttatccacAAATGGTCGCAATgtgcatataatttaaaattt
Above is a window of Monomorium pharaonis isolate MP-MQ-018 chromosome 10, ASM1337386v2, whole genome shotgun sequence DNA encoding:
- the LOC118647629 gene encoding uncharacterized protein LOC118647629 — its product is MDQECDHEQNDVIIQEHSFQESFEKENMNHHYSGLNNENNKSKEDENEQDYQSENESENNDCFDNKNDNNEIYYFDDNGELYEDDNSSDSEESENHDEYQEYSQEPTRLSIYEGCDLSKEESQLMIMSMAIQNKLTDSALQALLQIIDSHLPYRVYSSKYHFLQFFPKVVFCKYYFCPTCFIILTFHCDTITECNNCRKRYEQNQLQRNFNYFYHFSLKSQLIELLKTKLFTQFRKNSLIESDIVDGKLYRKLKEQKVICDNDITIQWNTDGVEIFNSSTYTIWPIQVCINELPYRVRRDNILLCGLWFYNHKPPMDLFLRPFIDELLELETNGFWCVPYKHKEPILVKVYTLLAAVDTIARPLIQNMKQFNGAYGCSYCFHKGEQTLIGRGQTRIYSGNKSMLRNIKQHYKHIERANNEGRPVKGVKGPSVVMLLSTCHIIHSFPPEYMHSVLLGVTKLFGTLWFDSVNNNKDWYLGLKVTEFNNKLLAIRPPCEITRTPQSVKNTKWKANEWKSFLLYYSLICLNDIMPRKYIKHWLLFVYV